From a region of the Chloroflexota bacterium genome:
- a CDS encoding ABC transporter permease subunit, with protein MAKWRSWLGLAPASIIMLGLFGSSLGYGIAQSLGWLPFLDQRELSLAAYRNVLLSQQLGGQWWSALLFSLWVSLAATLGSACICLGLLSSIAERQQHYRGLSIVSNLHLAIPHSVWAMALLLVLSQSGILARIGFAIGWLDQPKDFPVLVRDRWGIGIILAYITKEVPFLLLIGLATLRQQGRAYLLVAQSLGANRWQRLRLVLWPLLAPSLISGSLLVFSFIFGAYEVPALVGVRYPEMLATMALELFLNPDLQARAEGMAVSMLMSLIILAVVGLAWRWREQR; from the coding sequence ATGGCTAAATGGCGCAGTTGGCTTGGATTAGCGCCAGCAAGCATCATTATGCTTGGTTTATTTGGTAGCAGCCTTGGCTATGGCATCGCCCAAAGCCTTGGCTGGCTACCATTTTTAGATCAGCGCGAGCTGAGTTTGGCGGCCTATCGTAATGTTTTACTCAGCCAACAGCTTGGCGGCCAATGGTGGTCAGCCCTGCTTTTTTCGTTGTGGGTCAGTCTTGCCGCCACGCTTGGCTCAGCCTGCATTTGCTTGGGCTTGCTCAGCAGCATCGCCGAGCGCCAACAGCACTATCGCGGGCTAAGCATTGTTAGCAATTTGCACTTGGCGATTCCACATAGCGTTTGGGCTATGGCGTTGCTGTTGGTACTTAGCCAAAGTGGCATCTTGGCCCGCATCGGCTTTGCCATCGGTTGGCTCGACCAGCCCAAGGATTTTCCGGTGCTAGTGCGCGATCGCTGGGGCATCGGAATTATTCTGGCCTATATCACTAAAGAAGTGCCATTTTTGCTGCTGATTGGCTTGGCAACCTTACGGCAACAAGGGCGAGCCTATCTGTTGGTGGCCCAAAGTTTGGGAGCCAATCGTTGGCAGCGTTTGCGCTTAGTGCTTTGGCCGCTCTTGGCTCCGAGCCTGATCAGCGGGAGCTTGTTGGTGTTTAGTTTTATTTTTGGAGCTTACGAAGTGCCAGCCTTGGTTGGGGTGCGCTACCCGGAAATGCTGGCAACTATGGCTTTGGAGCTATTTCTGAATCCCGATTTGCAAGCGCGAGCTGAGGGTATGGCCGTAAGCATGCTGATGAGTTTAATTATTCTGGCAGTGGTGGGCTTGGCTTGGCGTTGGCGGGAGCAGCGCTGA
- a CDS encoding ABC transporter permease gives MSYRKLVFLLAFLLIVPIAIFLVYAFAQGWFFPALWPERWDSGLFLRQLRDPQLRRGFEQSLIIATGVSGLALLLGYPAARVLELQKFRGRSLIYGLFFLPTVVPSVATGIGLNIVFLRLGLAGTLFGVILVHLIPVLPYVVLTLGSSLAHYDRNYEHQAAVLGASPWHVFWRVSMPLLLPSLVVAGVLAFLISWSQYVLSLLIGGGKIITLPMLLFSAASGGNYSLIASLSLIFIAPLLLLLGLVARYLGSPATGATPRP, from the coding sequence ATGAGTTATCGCAAACTGGTGTTCCTTTTAGCGTTCCTTTTAATTGTGCCAATTGCAATTTTTTTGGTGTATGCCTTTGCTCAAGGCTGGTTTTTTCCGGCGCTGTGGCCTGAACGCTGGGATAGTGGGCTATTTCTGCGGCAATTGCGCGATCCACAGCTGCGGCGTGGGTTTGAACAAAGCTTGATCATCGCGACAGGCGTGAGTGGTTTAGCGCTGCTGCTCGGTTATCCAGCGGCACGCGTGTTGGAATTGCAGAAATTTCGCGGGCGTAGCTTGATCTACGGCTTGTTTTTTCTGCCGACGGTCGTGCCTAGCGTTGCCACAGGCATTGGCTTGAACATTGTATTTTTGCGGCTGGGCTTGGCTGGCACGCTGTTTGGGGTGATATTGGTGCACTTGATTCCTGTTTTGCCGTATGTGGTGCTAACCTTGGGCAGCAGTTTGGCTCACTATGATCGCAATTATGAACATCAGGCAGCGGTTTTGGGCGCTAGCCCGTGGCACGTATTTTGGCGTGTCAGCATGCCTTTGCTCTTGCCAAGTTTGGTAGTGGCTGGTGTATTGGCATTTTTAATTTCGTGGAGCCAATATGTGCTCAGTTTGCTAATCGGCGGTGGCAAAATTATTACCCTGCCAATGTTGTTATTTTCAGCAGCCAGCGGCGGCAACTATAGCCTAATTGCCAGTTTAAGCCTGATTTTTATTGCGCCGCTCTTGCTGTTGCTCGGCTTGGTCGCTCGCTACTTGGGTTCGCCAGCAACAGGAGCAACGCCACGGCCATGA
- a CDS encoding ABC transporter ATP-binding protein produces MSYLQLDRLTKSYAQQTILQNINLNLNQGEFLALLGPSGSGKSTILKLLAGIEAADAGEIRLAEHLLNPVPAHQREIVLLFQQPYLFPFLSVAENIGFGLKARKAPKSLIQQKVAELLELVELGGMQQRKPQQLSGGQQQRVALARALAVQPKVLLLDEPLSSLDPEIRVNLQGVIARLHRELHMTTIIVTHDLSEALALAQRTALLINGEIIADLNSIELFERPPNRAAAQFVGVGAIIAGQMQGPTFCSSLGQFNGNFAPNTQHVAIRPEHIQINHQPQPQTIAAQIIERRYLGERWEYRLQTNEQTVVARETAQTIREIGQTVYLHFPQQSIFALND; encoded by the coding sequence ATGAGTTATTTGCAACTTGATCGATTAACTAAATCGTATGCTCAGCAGACCATTCTTCAAAATATCAATTTAAATTTAAACCAAGGTGAATTTTTGGCCTTGCTTGGGCCTTCTGGCTCAGGCAAATCGACGATTCTAAAACTATTGGCAGGCATTGAAGCAGCCGATGCTGGTGAGATTCGGCTGGCGGAGCATTTGCTGAATCCTGTGCCAGCCCATCAACGTGAAATTGTTTTGCTGTTTCAACAGCCCTATTTATTTCCGTTTCTCTCGGTGGCTGAAAACATTGGCTTTGGCTTGAAGGCCCGCAAAGCACCCAAGTCGTTAATTCAGCAAAAAGTGGCTGAACTTTTAGAATTAGTTGAGTTGGGCGGCATGCAGCAACGCAAACCGCAGCAACTTTCAGGCGGGCAGCAACAGCGCGTGGCGCTTGCGCGAGCTTTGGCAGTCCAGCCCAAGGTGCTATTGCTCGACGAACCATTGAGCAGCCTTGATCCTGAAATTCGAGTTAATTTGCAAGGCGTGATTGCGCGGCTGCATCGCGAATTACACATGACCACCATCATTGTGACTCACGATTTGAGCGAGGCCTTGGCCTTGGCGCAACGCACAGCCTTGTTGATCAACGGTGAAATTATTGCCGATTTGAACTCGATCGAACTATTCGAGCGCCCACCCAACCGCGCCGCCGCCCAATTTGTGGGAGTTGGAGCGATTATTGCGGGGCAGATGCAAGGCCCAACGTTTTGCAGTAGCCTTGGTCAATTTAACGGTAACTTCGCCCCGAATACACAGCATGTCGCAATTCGGCCTGAGCATATTCAGATTAATCATCAGCCGCAACCTCAAACCATTGCAGCCCAGATTATCGAGCGGCGCTACCTTGGCGAACGCTGGGAATATCGCTTGCAAACCAACGAGCAAACTGTTGTGGCACGAGAAACAGCTCAGACAATCCGCGAAATTGGCCAAACGGTGTATCTCCATTTCCCTCAGCAATCGATATTTGCGCTCAACGATTAA